In Marinobacter antarcticus, one genomic interval encodes:
- a CDS encoding arginyltransferase, producing the protein MSSLRTLVFFATPAHDCSYLPDREATTMFVDPRAHIDKKLYSQLTSLGFRRSGSHYYRPHCEQCNACIPVRLNVNDFRADRSQRRVMKKNKDLECTLVPAAFSESYYRLYANYVELRHKDGDMYPPSREQFTSFLVDGTTDSWFLEMRIAGELVALAAVDALDDGLSAIYTVFDPDLEYRSLGTFAVLWQIEEARRRNLPHLYLGYWIKQCRKMNYKTRFKPIEALQDGHWRSINLA; encoded by the coding sequence ATGAGTAGCCTGAGAACCTTGGTATTCTTTGCAACGCCTGCCCACGACTGCAGCTATCTCCCTGATCGCGAAGCAACCACCATGTTCGTCGACCCGCGAGCCCATATCGACAAAAAGCTCTACAGCCAACTGACATCACTGGGTTTCCGGCGTAGCGGATCCCATTATTACCGGCCCCACTGCGAACAATGCAACGCCTGTATCCCGGTGAGACTTAACGTAAATGACTTTCGAGCAGACCGCAGCCAGCGCCGGGTCATGAAAAAGAACAAAGACCTGGAATGCACTCTGGTACCCGCAGCGTTCAGCGAAAGCTATTACCGACTGTATGCCAATTATGTAGAACTGAGGCACAAAGACGGTGACATGTACCCACCTTCGAGGGAACAGTTCACCTCGTTTCTCGTGGATGGTACTACGGACTCCTGGTTTCTGGAGATGCGCATAGCCGGAGAACTGGTGGCTCTGGCCGCCGTGGATGCACTGGATGACGGGCTCTCAGCCATATACACCGTATTCGATCCGGACCTTGAATATCGAAGCCTGGGAACATTTGCCGTTCTCTGGCAAATAGAAGAGGCCCGGCGGCGCAACCTGCCCCACCTTTATCTGGGCTACTGGATAAAACAGTGTCGAAAAATGAATTATAAAACCCGCTTTAAGCCGATAGAAGCGCTGCAGGATGGCCACTGGCGTTCTATAAATCTCGCATAA
- the aat gene encoding leucyl/phenylalanyl-tRNA--protein transferase, producing the protein MTSLPWLDPDQLWFPPAEEALDDPDGLLALGGDLSTERLILAYRSGIFPWYSDDQPILWWSPDPRCVLFPEDIHISRSLRRTLNQRRFRVTADQAFGRIIRLCASTRSEGTWITDEMIAGYSELHRQGVAHSIEVWNLNGELAGGMYGLAIGQCFFGESMFSLETNASKVLMVHLAHQLQDWGYRMMDCQVESDHLLTMGARTISRSEFLSIIGTYADRKPDQLDWTLHWQWRGPEA; encoded by the coding sequence ATGACTTCACTACCCTGGCTAGACCCTGACCAACTGTGGTTCCCCCCAGCCGAAGAAGCCCTCGACGATCCCGATGGCCTTCTTGCGCTGGGCGGAGACCTCTCCACAGAACGCCTGATCCTTGCATACCGCAGCGGCATCTTCCCCTGGTACAGCGATGACCAACCCATACTCTGGTGGTCTCCGGACCCCCGCTGTGTTCTGTTCCCGGAAGACATTCATATTTCCCGCAGCCTGCGCAGAACACTCAACCAGCGACGCTTCCGGGTAACCGCCGACCAGGCCTTCGGCCGCATCATCCGCCTTTGTGCCTCCACCCGCAGCGAAGGCACCTGGATAACCGACGAAATGATCGCCGGTTACTCCGAACTGCACCGCCAGGGCGTTGCTCACTCCATAGAAGTGTGGAACCTGAATGGCGAACTGGCCGGCGGCATGTATGGGCTTGCCATAGGGCAGTGCTTCTTCGGCGAATCCATGTTTTCTCTCGAAACGAACGCATCCAAGGTGCTGATGGTTCATCTTGCCCATCAACTGCAAGACTGGGGCTATCGAATGATGGATTGCCAGGTAGAGAGCGATCACCTTCTCACCATGGGCGCACGCACCATATCCAGAAGCGAATTTTTATCTATAATCGGTACATACGCAGACCGAAAACCGGATCAGCTCGACTGGACACTCCACTGGCAATGGCGCGGACCGGAGGCATGA
- the trxB gene encoding thioredoxin-disulfide reductase, protein MSETTHSRLIILGSGPAGYTAAVYAARANLNPTLITGIEVGGQLTTTTDVDNWPGDNDGVQGPELMQRMLKHAERFETSIVYDTINEADLQSRPFRLKGDGGEYTCDALIIATGASAMYLGLESEERFKGQGVSACATCDGFFYKKQKVAVIGGGNTAVEEALYLSNIAAEVTLVHRRDSLRAEKILQDKLFEKAENGNVKIVWDHTLDEVLGDGTGVTGMRIKSMKDGSTQDLDLAGVFIAIGHKPNTGLFEGQLNMENGYIQIRSGLEGMATQSSIPGVFAAGDVADHVYRQAVTSAGFGCMAALDAEKFLDQQD, encoded by the coding sequence ATGAGCGAAACCACACATTCCCGGCTGATCATCCTCGGCTCAGGCCCTGCCGGATACACCGCTGCCGTCTACGCAGCCAGGGCTAACCTGAACCCCACGCTGATAACCGGCATTGAAGTCGGCGGCCAGCTCACCACCACAACCGACGTAGACAACTGGCCCGGCGACAATGACGGCGTTCAGGGCCCGGAACTGATGCAGCGCATGCTCAAGCACGCCGAGCGTTTCGAAACGAGCATCGTTTACGACACCATCAACGAAGCCGACCTGCAGAGCCGCCCCTTCCGCCTCAAAGGCGACGGCGGCGAATACACCTGCGACGCCCTCATCATCGCCACCGGTGCATCCGCCATGTACTTGGGCCTGGAATCCGAAGAACGCTTCAAAGGCCAGGGCGTATCCGCCTGTGCAACCTGCGATGGCTTCTTCTACAAAAAGCAGAAAGTCGCCGTCATCGGTGGCGGAAACACCGCCGTTGAAGAAGCCCTGTACCTCTCCAATATTGCGGCAGAAGTTACTTTGGTTCACCGCCGTGACAGCCTGCGCGCCGAAAAAATCCTTCAGGACAAGCTCTTCGAAAAAGCCGAAAACGGCAACGTCAAGATTGTCTGGGACCACACCCTCGACGAAGTATTGGGTGACGGCACCGGCGTAACCGGCATGCGCATCAAAAGCATGAAAGACGGCTCCACACAGGATCTTGACCTTGCAGGCGTTTTCATTGCCATCGGACACAAGCCCAACACCGGCCTCTTCGAAGGCCAGCTGAACATGGAAAACGGCTACATCCAGATCCGCTCCGGCCTGGAAGGCATGGCCACCCAGAGCAGCATCCCGGGCGTATTCGCCGCCGGCGACGTAGCCGACCATGTTTACCGCCAGGCCGTTACCTCAGCCGGCTTCGGATGCATGGCTGCCCTGGATGCCGAAAAGTTTCTGGATCAGCAGGATTAA
- a CDS encoding AAA family ATPase encodes MKNLVDTVVTELNQILLGKEHQVRLALCGLLAKGHLLIEDIPGMGKTTLSHALAKIMGLSYQRIQFTNDLLPADVLGYSMYDKQAGSLVFHPGPIFAQVVLADEINRASPRTQSALLEAMEERQVSIEGETRPLPHPFFVIATQNPTEQGGTYPLPESQLDRFLMRIRLGYPDPRAERELLEGEDRRVMTDRLGTLLSEANLAKLQDEVSRVTASPALLDYIQRLLEQSRRMPGLLYGLSPRAGLGLLRATKAWALMEGRQHALPDDIQAVFPAVAEHRLEQGESGKSAERVRQLLTTVSVLE; translated from the coding sequence ATGAAAAACCTGGTAGATACCGTTGTAACCGAACTGAACCAGATCCTGCTTGGCAAGGAGCACCAGGTTCGTCTGGCCCTTTGCGGCTTGCTTGCCAAGGGCCATCTGCTAATCGAAGACATCCCGGGTATGGGCAAAACCACTCTGTCCCACGCCCTGGCCAAAATCATGGGCCTCAGTTACCAGCGCATTCAGTTCACTAACGACCTGCTGCCTGCCGACGTACTGGGCTATTCCATGTACGACAAGCAAGCCGGAAGTCTGGTGTTCCACCCGGGGCCTATTTTTGCTCAGGTTGTACTCGCGGATGAAATCAACCGGGCCTCGCCGCGAACACAGAGCGCACTGCTTGAAGCCATGGAAGAGCGCCAGGTTTCCATTGAAGGCGAAACCCGCCCGCTACCGCACCCGTTCTTTGTGATCGCAACGCAGAACCCGACTGAACAAGGCGGCACCTACCCGTTACCGGAATCACAGCTCGACCGATTTCTGATGCGGATACGGCTCGGTTATCCCGACCCCAGAGCCGAGCGGGAACTGCTGGAAGGCGAAGATCGCCGGGTAATGACTGACCGACTCGGCACTCTGCTTTCAGAAGCAAACCTGGCAAAGCTTCAGGATGAAGTGAGCCGGGTGACTGCAAGCCCGGCACTGCTGGACTATATTCAGCGACTGCTGGAACAGAGCCGCCGTATGCCGGGATTGCTCTATGGTTTGTCACCAAGAGCGGGGCTCGGATTACTGAGAGCCACGAAAGCCTGGGCCCTGATGGAGGGCCGGCAACATGCCCTGCCCGACGATATTCAGGCTGTATTTCCGGCCGTTGCAGAACACCGCCTTGAACAGGGCGAATCCGGAAAAAGCGCAGAACGCGTGCGGCAACTGCTGACCACCGTTTCCGTGCTGGAGTGA
- a CDS encoding carbon-nitrogen hydrolase has protein sequence MSQNTGKPQLSGQLAIAAIQQACSEDKAASLATTEMMVREAAAGGAQLIILQELHATQYFCQTEDTRIFDLAEPIPGPTSERLSGLARELKVVIVGSVFERRMNGVYHNTAVVIETDGSIAGLYRKMHIPDDPGFYEKFYFTPGDAQFNDGRNGFSPIDTSVGKLGVLVCWDQWYPEAARLMALAGAEILVYPTAIGWDITDEPDEQARQLEAWVTVQRGHAVANNLPVVAPNRVGTEPDPTGHSDGIRFWGNSFICGPQGEFLARADDSTECILSITLDRHRSESIRRIWPYFRDRRIDAYGDILKRVRD, from the coding sequence ATGAGCCAGAACACCGGCAAACCACAGCTTTCCGGCCAGCTTGCAATCGCCGCGATTCAGCAGGCTTGCAGCGAGGACAAGGCCGCCAGTCTGGCAACAACCGAAATGATGGTTCGCGAAGCGGCCGCAGGTGGAGCTCAGCTGATCATTCTGCAAGAGCTTCATGCGACCCAGTACTTTTGCCAGACTGAGGACACCCGCATATTCGACCTGGCCGAGCCCATCCCCGGCCCCACCAGCGAACGGCTTTCAGGCCTGGCCCGGGAACTCAAAGTGGTTATCGTTGGTTCCGTTTTTGAGCGGCGCATGAACGGTGTTTATCACAACACCGCCGTGGTCATCGAAACCGACGGATCGATTGCCGGCCTGTATCGCAAAATGCACATTCCGGACGACCCGGGCTTCTATGAGAAGTTCTATTTCACACCCGGAGATGCGCAGTTCAACGACGGCAGGAATGGGTTCTCACCTATCGACACTTCGGTAGGCAAACTCGGCGTTCTCGTATGCTGGGACCAGTGGTACCCGGAAGCGGCCCGCCTGATGGCTCTTGCAGGTGCCGAGATACTGGTTTACCCCACCGCCATCGGCTGGGACATCACCGACGAACCGGACGAGCAGGCCCGCCAACTGGAGGCCTGGGTGACCGTTCAGCGTGGCCATGCTGTGGCCAACAATCTGCCGGTGGTTGCACCCAACCGGGTCGGCACTGAGCCGGATCCGACCGGGCACTCCGACGGCATCCGCTTCTGGGGTAACAGCTTTATCTGTGGCCCTCAGGGCGAATTTCTGGCTCGGGCAGACGACAGCACCGAATGCATCCTGAGCATAACCCTCGATCGCCACCGCAGTGAATCGATTCGCCGCATCTGGCCGTATTTCAGAGACCGTCGCATTGACGCCTATGGCGATATTCTCAAAAGAGTGAGGGACTGA
- a CDS encoding agmatine deiminase family protein, which translates to MTSLRVLPAEWAPQSAVVLTWPHPGTDWAGILDEVEPVFLEIARSVLRFEHLVISCEHVTRLQDLERELNAWAQQHGLPGRMWAVPAPANDTWARDHGPITVLADEQPTLLDFHFNAWGGKFPWEKDDALNRHLVNYGVFGATPMQSVDFVLEGGSIESDGEGTLLATSECLLTPSRNASMDRGAIEQLLSEMLGTERILWLNHGYLAGDDTDSHIDTLARFCSPDHLCYVACPDVADEHYSALAAMEEDLREFRQRDGTPYKLTALPWPDPVFGDEGERLPATYANFLIINGAVLLPVYDVPQDEEAIDIISRIFSDREIIPINCQALVKQHGSLHCVTMQIPEGVVVL; encoded by the coding sequence GTGACATCCCTACGCGTGTTGCCCGCTGAGTGGGCGCCCCAAAGCGCCGTTGTGCTTACCTGGCCCCACCCGGGTACCGACTGGGCAGGAATTCTTGATGAAGTTGAACCGGTGTTTCTTGAAATTGCCCGCTCGGTTCTGCGCTTTGAACACCTGGTTATCAGCTGCGAACACGTCACCCGACTGCAGGACCTGGAGCGTGAGCTGAACGCCTGGGCCCAACAGCATGGACTACCAGGACGCATGTGGGCCGTACCCGCACCCGCAAATGATACCTGGGCCCGCGATCACGGCCCGATTACCGTATTAGCGGATGAGCAGCCTACCTTGCTGGATTTTCACTTTAACGCCTGGGGCGGCAAATTTCCCTGGGAAAAAGACGATGCGCTCAACCGTCATCTCGTCAATTACGGAGTCTTCGGCGCCACCCCGATGCAGTCGGTGGATTTTGTACTGGAGGGCGGCTCCATTGAATCGGATGGCGAAGGCACTTTGCTGGCCACCAGTGAATGTCTTCTGACTCCTTCGCGCAACGCGTCTATGGATCGTGGCGCCATCGAGCAGTTGCTGTCCGAGATGCTGGGAACAGAACGGATTCTCTGGCTTAACCACGGCTACCTGGCTGGGGATGACACCGACAGCCACATTGATACACTGGCGCGCTTTTGCAGCCCGGATCACCTCTGCTACGTAGCCTGCCCGGATGTGGCCGATGAACACTACAGCGCACTGGCCGCCATGGAAGAAGACCTCAGGGAGTTCCGCCAGCGCGACGGCACACCATACAAGCTGACCGCACTGCCGTGGCCCGACCCGGTATTCGGTGATGAAGGCGAGCGCCTCCCGGCTACCTACGCCAACTTCCTGATCATCAATGGCGCCGTCCTGCTGCCGGTTTATGATGTACCACAGGATGAAGAAGCCATCGACATTATCAGCCGGATTTTTTCCGACCGGGAGATCATTCCCATCAATTGCCAAGCGCTGGTGAAACAGCATGGCAGCTTGCACTGCGTCACCATGCAAATTCCGGAAGGAGTCGTCGTCTTATGA
- a CDS encoding PilZ domain-containing protein — translation MHTRNPPSEPTGYVPERREFFRIEDRIGLEVHKLEPSAELDENVFSGDHLENLEAEFRRLDQDIKSQLASLADQDRVLTGLIKSLNGKLDALARIMAFQQNPLQPGDWQDVTLSEGGLAFCASPQAWQTGDRLTVRMTLPPELYQPRAVAEVLDVQADETGRTRVHTDFIRIQDSDRQQIARHVMRWQIRQRQKE, via the coding sequence ATGCACACCCGAAACCCACCGTCTGAACCAACAGGTTATGTACCTGAACGTCGGGAATTTTTCCGCATCGAAGACCGGATTGGCCTGGAAGTCCATAAACTGGAGCCTTCAGCCGAGCTCGACGAGAATGTCTTTAGCGGTGATCATCTCGAAAATCTGGAGGCCGAGTTCAGGCGACTGGATCAGGATATCAAATCCCAGCTTGCCAGCCTTGCAGATCAGGATCGCGTGCTTACAGGGTTGATAAAGTCCCTGAATGGCAAGCTGGACGCGCTTGCGCGCATTATGGCCTTTCAGCAAAATCCGTTGCAACCCGGGGACTGGCAGGACGTAACCCTGAGCGAGGGAGGCCTGGCGTTTTGCGCGAGCCCGCAAGCGTGGCAGACTGGCGACAGGCTTACCGTTCGCATGACGTTACCGCCAGAACTTTACCAGCCTCGGGCTGTTGCTGAGGTTCTGGATGTACAGGCTGATGAAACAGGCAGGACAAGGGTTCATACCGATTTTATCCGGATTCAGGATAGCGACCGTCAGCAAATAGCCCGACATGTGATGCGATGGCAGATTCGCCAGCGGCAAAAAGAGTAG
- a CDS encoding lipoprotein-releasing ABC transporter permease subunit — translation MFRPLSFYIGLRYTAAKRRNHFISFISLTSMIGLMLGVAVLIIVLSVMNGFDRELKQRILGMVPHAIIQGSGPLEDWKAVDAQVQQHPRVLAAAPFIQGQGMVTGGGEVRGVMLNGVLPEEERTVSIIEDHMIEGKLDDLVSGEFGIIVGRTMAASLRLQVGDKVTVVLPEASVTPAGVLPRLKRFTVKGVFSVGAELDGNYTLIHMDDAAKLMRTGGKAQGVRLLVDDLFAAPKVAEEAARGLSGRYYISDWTRTHGNLFQAIRMEKTMIGLLLMFIVAVAAFNIVSTLVMVVTDKTGDIAILRTMGATPGRIMRIFIVQGAVIGVFGTLIGTTLGVLGALNISGFISWLEGVLGHKFLSADVYFISYLPSQLQWQDVVIISGAGLAMSLLATIYPAWRASRVDPAEALRYE, via the coding sequence ATGTTCAGACCCTTATCGTTTTATATCGGCTTGCGCTATACCGCAGCCAAACGGCGTAACCACTTTATCTCGTTTATCTCGCTCACATCCATGATCGGGCTGATGCTTGGCGTTGCAGTGCTGATTATCGTGTTGTCCGTGATGAACGGGTTCGACCGCGAACTCAAGCAGCGGATTCTCGGCATGGTTCCCCATGCCATTATCCAGGGCAGCGGGCCACTGGAGGATTGGAAAGCGGTGGATGCCCAGGTGCAGCAGCATCCGAGAGTGCTTGCTGCAGCTCCATTTATTCAGGGCCAGGGCATGGTTACCGGTGGCGGTGAAGTGCGCGGAGTCATGCTCAATGGCGTGCTTCCGGAAGAGGAACGCACGGTTTCAATCATTGAAGATCACATGATTGAAGGTAAATTGGACGATCTGGTCTCCGGTGAGTTCGGGATCATTGTAGGTCGCACCATGGCCGCCAGTCTGCGCTTGCAGGTTGGGGATAAAGTGACAGTGGTGCTACCGGAAGCCTCCGTAACGCCCGCCGGGGTTTTGCCACGACTCAAACGCTTCACAGTGAAGGGTGTTTTCAGTGTTGGCGCAGAACTGGACGGTAATTACACGCTTATTCACATGGATGATGCCGCCAAACTAATGCGAACGGGCGGTAAAGCTCAGGGTGTGCGGCTGCTGGTGGATGACCTGTTTGCTGCGCCCAAAGTTGCAGAAGAGGCGGCCCGGGGGCTTTCTGGTCGTTACTATATTTCGGACTGGACCCGTACCCACGGCAACCTGTTTCAGGCAATCCGAATGGAGAAAACCATGATTGGCCTGTTGCTGATGTTCATTGTGGCGGTCGCAGCGTTCAATATTGTGTCCACGTTGGTCATGGTGGTGACCGACAAGACAGGGGATATAGCGATTCTGCGCACTATGGGAGCAACCCCGGGGCGCATTATGAGAATATTTATTGTTCAGGGCGCGGTTATCGGGGTATTCGGAACGCTTATAGGCACAACGCTTGGTGTTCTCGGTGCTCTCAATATCAGCGGATTTATTTCGTGGCTGGAAGGCGTACTCGGTCACAAGTTCCTGAGTGCTGACGTTTACTTCATCAGCTATTTGCCTTCCCAGTTACAATGGCAGGACGTGGTAATTATCAGTGGCGCGGGCCTTGCCATGAGCTTGCTGGCGACTATATACCCGGCGTGGAGAGCGTCACGGGTGGATCCCGCGGAGGCTCTGCGTTATGAATAA
- the lolD gene encoding lipoprotein-releasing ABC transporter ATP-binding protein LolD: MKDVPLVIDCRQVTRTYTQGPEKLTIFSDISLEVTAGETVAIVGSSGAGKTTLLNLLGGLDKPSSGDISICGKDIHRLSEAGRARFRNRHLGFVYQFHHLLPEFTALENVMMPCALGGMAVADARSRAQSMLQRVGLAERLAHKPSELSGGERQRVAIARALVNEPDCVLMDEPTGNLDEHTGEGVRDLIESLRDQFGIAFVMVTHDMKMARSLGRVLRLEQGRLVQES; the protein is encoded by the coding sequence ATGAAGGATGTTCCCCTGGTGATCGACTGTCGTCAGGTTACCCGGACCTACACTCAGGGGCCGGAAAAGCTGACCATATTTTCCGATATCTCGCTGGAGGTCACGGCGGGGGAAACCGTAGCCATTGTGGGTAGTAGCGGCGCGGGTAAAACAACCCTGCTGAACCTCCTTGGCGGTCTGGACAAGCCTTCGTCCGGAGATATATCAATATGTGGCAAGGACATTCATCGTTTGTCCGAGGCAGGGCGTGCGCGCTTTCGCAATCGTCACTTGGGCTTTGTTTACCAGTTTCACCACCTGCTGCCAGAATTCACGGCCCTTGAGAATGTCATGATGCCCTGCGCGCTTGGTGGCATGGCGGTTGCGGATGCCCGATCGCGGGCGCAGTCAATGTTGCAGAGGGTTGGGCTTGCTGAGCGTCTGGCTCATAAGCCCAGTGAGCTCTCTGGCGGTGAACGTCAGCGTGTTGCCATTGCCCGCGCGCTGGTTAATGAGCCTGATTGTGTGTTGATGGATGAGCCCACAGGCAACCTTGACGAGCACACCGGCGAAGGTGTGCGGGATCTCATAGAGTCCCTGCGTGATCAGTTCGGGATTGCTTTTGTTATGGTCACACACGATATGAAAATGGCGCGGAGTCTCGGGCGGGTTCTGAGGCTGGAACAGGGCAGGCTGGTTCAGGAGTCCTGA
- a CDS encoding DUF2062 domain-containing protein: MPKKFIKRYLPSPEKVQAMQSLGFLGDILNEPNLWHINRHSVARAFLIGVFFCFIPMPFQMLAAAFFAIWFNANLPLSVILVWISNPITMPPIFYFNYKVGAWVLNRPVLSFDFQLSWHWISERLLDIGIPLYLGSLIVATVSACLAYLVIQLIWRRKIRTDWQLRRRARRELRRSSRDQDS; the protein is encoded by the coding sequence ATGCCAAAGAAGTTCATCAAACGCTATCTGCCATCACCTGAGAAGGTGCAAGCGATGCAATCGCTTGGTTTTCTTGGCGATATCCTGAATGAGCCCAATCTATGGCACATCAACCGTCACAGTGTTGCTCGGGCATTTCTGATCGGTGTCTTTTTCTGTTTTATCCCCATGCCGTTCCAGATGCTTGCTGCGGCATTCTTTGCCATCTGGTTTAACGCGAACCTGCCTTTGTCTGTGATACTGGTATGGATCAGCAACCCGATTACCATGCCTCCCATATTTTATTTCAATTACAAGGTAGGCGCCTGGGTGCTCAACCGGCCAGTTTTAAGCTTCGACTTCCAGCTCTCATGGCACTGGATCAGTGAACGCTTGCTGGATATCGGCATTCCGCTGTATCTGGGCTCGCTGATCGTAGCCACCGTTTCAGCTTGCTTGGCTTATCTGGTAATACAACTTATCTGGCGCCGGAAAATCCGCACGGACTGGCAACTGCGCCGCCGCGCCCGAAGAGAACTCCGTCGCTCATCACGCGATCAGGACTCCTGA